One Aegilops tauschii subsp. strangulata cultivar AL8/78 chromosome 2, Aet v6.0, whole genome shotgun sequence genomic window, GGATGCAAATTGACGAGAGGCATGATGGTTCCTAATGAGAGGCACGTTTGCATCTGAAATCGAGTCACGGTTCGTGACTTTGGTATTGCAATTTTTTTCCAGGCAGTCGTTGACCCAGGGGAGTCACTGTTTTTATGTACGCTGGCTTCAGGCGGGAATATGTATGATAGCCCATGCTTATATGTATGTCAGAAGCATGGACGTGCTTTTGTTTTGTCAATGTTTCTGGTGGTACGCAGACATGGTGCGTTGATGTTACTGAGGTTTGTCTTTAACCAAAGTGGAGGTACGCGTGTGGCTTTTGTTCTGGCGAACCGTGCTTCTATTTTTGTTCACTCCCAGTGTAGTATTTGTACGACAGGGTCATCTCGTTTGCCTCTTCGCAATGTTCTCTCGGTCAAAAGATGTGCTGGTGACTGATGGGATGGCTATTTATTGTTAGTATTTATTGTGCCAGATACCGTGCTAGAGTTAACCTAGAGGCTCCTCGATTACAGCGTGGCAGTCGTGACTTTTGAAGTGCATGGTTTCACGAGCTGCAGAAGCACAATCGTCCATTCACCGTTTCTGGTGCAATTAAATGGGCGCATGGTAACTGAGTCGTCTCTCCCCAAGGTTAAGTAGTGGCCTATTCCTGGAGGTTATCGCGTCTTCTTCCCTCCAGAGAAGTGCAGGTAGCTCCCGTCATCCTCACCTCGTACGAGAAGCACAGTCAAACTCCATTGTCGTCTCAGCCTCGGTTCCATGGACGACTTCAGGAACACTATTGAGCGTCTCTTTATAGATGCTGATGGTAATACCAAGCTCGAGGTGTTGTACACCAACGAGCCCTACAAGGTGGAGGAGATTCTTACTCTCTATGAGGAATGGCTGCGTGAGGACAGGTACAAGTTTGTTGGTCTTGATCTAGAGTACACACGAGACGATTATTTTGATCGTAGTAGAAAAGTTGCCGTTATGCAACTGGCGATGCGCAAGCATGTTCTTGTCTATCACTTGTGCAAGGCTAGGACGGAGTGCGCTGCTCTGAAGGATTTCCTTCGGAACAAAGGTATAATTTTCGCTAGTGTCGATGTCAGGAACGATAGGGATGTTCTCGCAAACAGTTACCTCAAAATCCCAAGAGAGTGTCACATCGACCTTCAAGAGGAGCTCATGATCAAAGGAGGCAATCTAAGGGATTCCATGGCAGATTTGGCAGGA contains:
- the LOC109746917 gene encoding uncharacterized protein yields the protein MDDFRNTIERLFIDADGNTKLEVLYTNEPYKVEEILTLYEEWLREDRYKFVGLDLEYTRDDYFDRSRKVAVMQLAMRKHVLVYHLCKARTECAALKDFLRNKGIIFASVDVRNDRDVLANSYLKIPRECHIDLQEELMIKGGNLRDSMADLAGAVINKSYLSMKLSFPQGLHDYWEWKPLSLEHLKYAAIDGYFSYELYRRVLSMKEMMHPRCLPDHGRR